One Candidatus Omnitrophota bacterium genomic window carries:
- a CDS encoding glycosyltransferase family 9 protein produces MDKSRVKSILLISLSNLGDIVLTTPVLRKLHDEFPDAVIDVVTGMPGRDIFLAHPAVRKVIINKRRKTLRSRLLDVLLTRRQKYDLVVDLKNSLMPYVAGARYGTRSLSSFLGGIKRLSSGVTAHKRTEHLAKLRTLGIDAERDVGFYVPVSEEDARQAESLIVEAERTLGPGVQRDRIVVINPGTKNHLKKWKASNYAKLSDMLSGEKDCIVFLTGTDEDRQTVNDVIAATKRPVLDVCSRTTIGCAAGLMARACMVITGDSAPLHIASAVGTPTVAIFGPTDEKKYGPLAEKSVVLNPRIGCRPCGKGSCQKRPPDGCINDVTVEEVYRAAEKILEGTEWE; encoded by the coding sequence ATGGACAAGTCCCGCGTAAAAAGCATCCTTCTGATAAGCCTGAGCAACCTGGGCGATATAGTCCTTACCACCCCGGTGCTACGGAAGCTGCATGACGAATTTCCCGATGCCGTTATCGATGTCGTGACGGGTATGCCTGGCAGGGACATATTCCTGGCCCACCCCGCGGTGCGTAAGGTGATAATAAACAAACGGAGGAAAACGTTACGCTCCAGGTTACTCGACGTCCTGCTCACCCGCAGACAGAAATATGACCTTGTGGTCGACCTCAAGAACTCACTTATGCCGTATGTGGCAGGCGCGAGGTACGGAACAAGGTCATTGTCGTCGTTCCTTGGCGGGATAAAGAGGCTATCATCCGGGGTGACGGCGCATAAGAGAACGGAACATCTCGCAAAACTGAGAACGCTTGGTATTGACGCGGAAAGGGATGTTGGGTTCTATGTCCCGGTATCCGAAGAGGACGCGCGTCAGGCGGAAAGCCTTATCGTGGAAGCGGAAAGAACGCTTGGCCCGGGTGTGCAGCGGGACAGGATAGTAGTGATCAACCCGGGGACCAAGAACCACCTGAAAAAATGGAAAGCGTCCAATTACGCGAAACTCTCGGATATGCTTTCCGGGGAGAAAGATTGTATTGTTTTCCTTACCGGAACGGATGAGGACCGCCAGACCGTGAACGATGTTATAGCGGCCACCAAGCGTCCGGTGCTGGATGTCTGTTCTCGTACCACGATAGGCTGTGCCGCCGGGCTTATGGCCAGGGCATGTATGGTGATAACCGGAGACAGCGCGCCGCTCCACATCGCGAGCGCCGTCGGGACGCCCACGGTAGCTATTTTCGGGCCTACCGACGAAAAAAAATACGGTCCTCTTGCGGAAAAGAGCGTTGTGCTTAACCCGCGGATAGGGTGCAGGCCATGCGGTAAGGGGTCGTGCCAGAAACGTCCTCCGGACGGCTGTATAAACGACGTGACCGTTGAGGAGGTATACAGGGCGGCCGAGAAGATATTGGAAGGTACGGAATGGGAATGA
- a CDS encoding glycosyltransferase family 4 protein: MNVMIITTHMNMGGVGVYITDLSRYLHRYGHKVTVVSGGGELEGKLAEYGVKHHTADILTKQEFSLKVWKAVGAIGELAREEDTQVIHAQTRVTQIISEVVSRRTGIPFVSTCHGFFKHKRISRMLLPAWGNRVIAISNSVKGHLIRDFGVPENKISMVYNGIELARFSGISGRKDATMLREMGLPQDTFVVGTIGRLSPVKGYKYLVEAFSALAAEEPRARMVMVGDGPEKKSLEKQITSLGLAGKVSMVPGGQPPEEYLPMFDIFCSPSMHEGLGLSLMEAMAAERACVASDVGGLSELITDGRDGLLAPPGDVAALAKRLMELAKDDILRKDLAKAARRKAFDNYDIHTSVEKTIEVYQEVL; encoded by the coding sequence ATGAACGTGATGATAATAACAACGCATATGAACATGGGCGGGGTGGGCGTCTATATCACGGACCTGTCCCGATATCTCCATAGGTACGGGCATAAAGTAACAGTGGTCTCGGGTGGAGGCGAACTCGAGGGTAAGCTCGCGGAGTATGGCGTAAAACATCATACGGCGGATATATTGACCAAACAGGAATTTTCCCTGAAGGTATGGAAAGCGGTCGGTGCCATAGGAGAACTGGCCAGGGAAGAGGATACGCAGGTCATACACGCCCAAACACGGGTGACCCAGATAATATCCGAGGTGGTGAGCCGCAGGACGGGCATCCCGTTCGTATCCACGTGCCACGGTTTCTTCAAACACAAACGTATCTCAAGGATGCTTCTGCCCGCGTGGGGGAACAGGGTAATTGCTATAAGTAACAGCGTAAAAGGGCATCTTATCAGGGATTTCGGGGTGCCTGAGAACAAGATATCCATGGTCTATAACGGTATCGAACTTGCCAGGTTCTCGGGTATATCCGGGCGTAAGGACGCGACCATGCTGCGGGAGATGGGGCTACCCCAGGACACGTTCGTCGTGGGCACGATAGGGCGGCTTTCCCCGGTGAAAGGATATAAGTATCTCGTGGAAGCGTTCTCGGCCCTGGCCGCGGAGGAACCTCGAGCGCGCATGGTGATGGTGGGAGACGGGCCGGAAAAAAAATCTTTGGAAAAACAGATAACTTCACTGGGGCTGGCCGGGAAGGTCTCCATGGTCCCCGGCGGACAGCCGCCGGAAGAGTATCTGCCCATGTTCGATATTTTCTGCTCCCCATCAATGCACGAAGGACTGGGGCTTTCGCTCATGGAGGCCATGGCGGCCGAGAGGGCCTGTGTGGCCAGCGATGTAGGCGGTCTTTCGGAGCTCATAACGGACGGTCGGGACGGATTGCTGGCTCCTCCGGGAGACGTCGCCGCGCTTGCTAAAAGATTGATGGAACTGGCAAAAGATGATATCCTGAGGAAAGACCTGGCGAAAGCCGCCAGGAGAAAAGCGTTCGACAACTATGATATCCATACAAGCGTGGAGAAGACCATTGAGGTATACCAGGAGGTCCTGTGA
- a CDS encoding DoxX family protein: MRERIPYLILRISLGVVFLVFGIGKFQDDHWARTIRTMEPFISMPWDVSVSVLVIGFMELITGAALILGTLTRLFAVLAGLQLVAILILLGFQETRDIGLLGAAFYLAFGPAGGEKGERTKENRSGIRL; this comes from the coding sequence ATGAGGGAGCGTATCCCATACCTTATATTGAGGATATCCCTTGGAGTGGTCTTTCTTGTGTTCGGCATAGGCAAGTTCCAGGATGATCACTGGGCCCGGACGATAAGGACCATGGAACCTTTTATCTCGATGCCCTGGGATGTGAGCGTTTCGGTCCTCGTGATAGGGTTCATGGAATTGATCACGGGAGCGGCCCTTATCCTCGGGACCTTGACCAGGTTATTCGCCGTTCTTGCGGGACTTCAGCTCGTGGCTATATTGATACTTCTGGGTTTCCAGGAAACAAGGGACATAGGGCTTTTAGGCGCGGCTTTTTACCTGGCGTTCGGGCCTGCGGGCGGGGAAAAAGGCGAGAGGACAAAAGAGAACAGGTCAGGAATAAGGTTATGA
- a CDS encoding glycosyltransferase family 9 protein has translation MTDVESPKRIIIFELNWLGDILFSFPLLRALRLRFPTAYISCVVVPRYADLLANVPWINYVHVLSDDNRIFSVGEKLDFVDMVKKEKYGTAVFLKASRTKVIMSMLAGIPERVGFAGKNLPLTSEVACPNGAVHRADQLLSLAGLFGIDKADGTYEYFIRDDDKERMERILSGIGVGRNPFIVLNPGGNWDAKRWSPMNFISLARQILWAFRDLDIVITGAPGDRTLGDTIVSEAGGERVYNTAGRTSLNELAALFLSSELVVSADSGPLHLASATGATTIGLFGPTSPEITGQRGRGRNIVIRSSPDCAVPCYVKKCRNNNVCMYSIGVDTVFSAIRDALKNKDRIWTSPA, from the coding sequence GTGACGGACGTCGAGAGCCCTAAGCGCATTATTATTTTTGAACTTAACTGGCTGGGGGACATACTTTTTTCCTTCCCCCTCTTGAGGGCTTTGCGTTTAAGATTCCCGACCGCGTATATCAGCTGCGTCGTGGTCCCCAGATACGCCGACCTGTTGGCCAATGTGCCATGGATCAATTACGTGCATGTGCTTTCGGATGATAACCGTATCTTCTCAGTGGGCGAAAAGCTCGATTTCGTGGATATGGTAAAAAAAGAGAAGTATGGTACCGCGGTATTCCTCAAAGCGTCCAGGACCAAGGTGATCATGTCCATGCTGGCGGGTATCCCGGAACGCGTAGGGTTCGCCGGGAAGAACCTCCCGCTCACCTCGGAAGTCGCGTGCCCGAACGGCGCGGTGCACAGGGCCGACCAGCTTCTTTCCCTGGCAGGTCTGTTCGGCATTGACAAGGCGGACGGGACTTATGAGTACTTCATAAGGGACGATGATAAGGAAAGGATGGAACGCATCCTGTCCGGGATAGGAGTGGGAAGAAATCCTTTCATCGTACTGAACCCCGGTGGGAACTGGGACGCGAAAAGATGGTCGCCGATGAATTTCATATCGCTGGCACGCCAGATACTATGGGCTTTCAGGGACCTTGACATAGTCATAACCGGGGCCCCGGGGGACAGGACGCTGGGGGATACCATCGTGAGTGAGGCTGGGGGGGAACGCGTATATAACACGGCCGGAAGGACATCGCTCAACGAGCTTGCCGCTCTTTTTCTTTCCTCGGAACTTGTGGTAAGCGCGGATTCGGGTCCGCTTCACCTGGCGTCGGCCACGGGCGCCACTACGATAGGCCTTTTCGGCCCTACGTCACCGGAAATAACGGGGCAGCGCGGACGAGGACGGAATATCGTCATTAGGAGCTCGCCCGATTGTGCCGTACCCTGCTATGTGAAAAAATGCAGGAATAACAATGTGTGCATGTATTCGATCGGGGTTGATACGGTTTTTTCCGCGATAAGGGACGCATTAAAGAACAAGGACCGGATATGGACAAGTCCCGCGTAA
- a CDS encoding O-acetyl-ADP-ribose deacetylase produces MGMITIKHGDITQEEVDVIVNAANTGLKGGGGVDGAIHRAAGSSVMEECRRIGGCRTGEAVITGAGRLKAKKIIHTPGPVWHGGKSGEAELLRSCYAASFRLAAEHSLRSIAFPAISTGVYRYPVEAAARIALEEGLKHKDDLDEIVYVCFSSGDLDIYRKIYSEITSGRGMNPAR; encoded by the coding sequence ATGGGAATGATCACCATAAAACACGGTGACATAACACAGGAAGAGGTCGACGTTATCGTTAACGCCGCGAATACCGGCCTTAAAGGAGGAGGCGGCGTCGATGGGGCAATACATCGCGCGGCCGGGTCTTCGGTCATGGAAGAATGCCGCCGGATAGGTGGATGCCGTACGGGAGAGGCCGTGATAACGGGCGCGGGCAGGCTGAAGGCTAAAAAAATAATACATACGCCCGGTCCGGTATGGCATGGAGGAAAGAGCGGCGAGGCTGAGCTTCTCAGGAGCTGTTATGCCGCCAGTTTCCGGCTGGCCGCCGAACATTCTCTAAGGTCCATCGCTTTTCCCGCGATAAGCACCGGTGTCTACAGATACCCGGTCGAGGCCGCGGCGAGGATAGCCCTTGAGGAGGGCCTGAAACACAAGGACGATCTTGATGAAATAGTGTACGTGTGTTTTTCATCAGGGGATCTTGATATTTACCGTAAGATATATAGCGAGATAACGTCTGGTAGAGGGATGAACCCGGCTCGATAA
- the waaF gene encoding lipopolysaccharide heptosyltransferase II has product MTMERILVTRTDRLGDVVLSTPVARHLRKLYPDAYIAFMVKPGNRDIVEDNPDINEVIIYDKEGAQKGFVGTVLFAWELRKKRFDTAIILHPTNRSHIVAFLAGIPERVGYDKRLPFLLTKRAPHIKQEGAKHEIDYNFDLLALAGVDVTLYDRMPYMSTSDADKKMVDAVIKDNGLTGELVAMHVGASCRSKRWPTGRFAEVADRISKEFGARVIFVGGNESEGMSSSVVSLMKEEPVDLTGGLLLGEFAEFLSRCRLLISNDSGPVHVAVAVGTPVIAVFGRKDAGLSPRRWGPVGAGDTVLHKDVGCERCLAHECERDFACIKAVTVDEVMSSVSKVLGV; this is encoded by the coding sequence ATGACCATGGAACGTATACTTGTCACACGCACGGACAGACTGGGGGATGTGGTGCTTTCCACTCCTGTGGCGCGGCATTTAAGGAAACTTTACCCCGACGCGTATATCGCGTTCATGGTAAAGCCCGGGAACCGGGACATAGTGGAGGATAACCCCGATATCAATGAGGTGATAATATATGACAAGGAAGGAGCCCAGAAAGGGTTCGTGGGCACGGTGCTTTTCGCGTGGGAACTGAGAAAGAAAAGATTTGATACGGCCATAATACTGCACCCGACCAACCGTTCTCATATCGTGGCGTTCCTGGCAGGGATACCGGAACGTGTTGGATATGACAAAAGACTTCCGTTCCTTTTGACAAAGAGGGCGCCACATATCAAGCAGGAAGGCGCCAAACACGAGATAGACTATAATTTCGATCTTTTGGCGCTGGCTGGCGTTGATGTAACGCTTTATGACAGAATGCCTTACATGAGCACATCCGACGCTGACAAAAAAATGGTCGATGCCGTTATCAAAGATAACGGATTGACGGGAGAGCTGGTTGCTATGCATGTCGGGGCGAGTTGCAGGTCTAAAAGATGGCCTACCGGCAGGTTCGCCGAAGTGGCGGACAGGATAAGTAAAGAATTCGGGGCGCGTGTGATATTCGTGGGAGGGAATGAGTCCGAGGGGATGTCGAGTTCAGTGGTGTCCTTGATGAAAGAGGAACCGGTGGACCTTACCGGCGGATTGCTGCTGGGTGAATTCGCGGAATTCCTGTCCAGGTGCCGCCTGCTTATCTCGAACGATTCCGGTCCGGTCCACGTGGCGGTCGCCGTAGGCACTCCGGTCATCGCCGTATTCGGGCGCAAAGACGCGGGATTATCCCCGCGAAGATGGGGGCCGGTCGGGGCCGGGGATACGGTCCTGCATAAAGATGTTGGCTGCGAGCGATGTCTGGCGCATGAGTGCGAACGCGATTTCGCGTGTATAAAAGCTGTTACCGTGGACGAGGTGATGAGCTCCGTCAGCAAGGTTCTGGGCGTTTGA